The Gehongia tenuis genomic interval GTTTGGTGGGCAGTCTCACCACGCCGCTGTCCATGATTATCATTGGCGCCCGTATGGCGGACATGAAGCTGAAGGAGGTGGTGGGGGACGCGTCCATGTACTATGCCGCCTTCGTCCGGCTGATTCTCATTCCCCTGGCTGTGTACGGGGTCACCACCATGATTGGTTTGGACGGCGTGGTGCGGACGGTGCTCCTTTTGTGCAGCGCCATGCCCGCGGCGGCGGCCACCACCCTGTTTGCCGAGCGCTACGGCGGTGACGGCGCCTATGCGGCCAAGGTGGTATTCTTCACCACCCTGCTTTCCCTCGTCACGATTCCGGCCATCCTGCTGCTGGTGGGATGATGCTAAAAACTGCTAGGGCGAAATTTGATAAAAGTCCTTGATGGATTGCAGCTTCCGGGTTATGATGGGAGAGAAAGGAGGGACGAGCTGTGATTGATAAGAAGATGATCATTGCGGACGTTCTGAAGAAGGACCAAAAGTCGGCCGCGGTGTTTTTTGAGATGGGTATGTTCTGCGTGGGCTGCCCCTCGGCCAGCGGTGAGAGCATTGAGGATGCCTGTAAGGTTCATGGCATCAATGCCGATGAGCTTGTGGATAAGCTGAATGCGTTTTTTGCCGGCGTATAACGAAAGATGAAGAAGCCCGAAAGGGCTTCTTTTTTTGTGTGGATAAACTTGATTATGTAGACTTAATTCCGCGAAATAAAAGTAGTATTTTGCCTTCTTTTGCGAAAGGGCTTGCTTCCTGTGAATATTATGTTAAGATTGTGAATAAACATGGTGTGGGCAATGTTTTCTTCTTTCACCCATGGCATAAATATGGTAAAATAAAAACAAATATTACCGGTAAGAGGTGGGGAATATGACGGAGGCTATGCAACGTTATCAATATTGGCTGAGCCAGGATCTGGACGAGGCCACCCGCAAGGAACTCATCGGCATTCAAA includes:
- a CDS encoding DUF1858 domain-containing protein — encoded protein: MIIADVLKKDQKSAAVFFEMGMFCVGCPSASGESIEDACKVHGINADELVDKLNAFFAGV